From Anaerohalosphaera lusitana, one genomic window encodes:
- a CDS encoding arylsulfotransferase family protein, which produces MAKKLLLAGFAAALAGYGAALLQMPVTYILLVNACVYLFGISAIAALAGFVAKKTKVSKAFAGWVIVLALLLVLVDRWAINQLMQDAQSLLRVAVKVTAALIIFALTAIYFRKPKRPFGLAVMALHVLLVLVILLLPADKTGKPADDQQDRTQALLSMPYVDWAEDVSEDRQTITVYEKDRVMPGYNLTAHRVANSPEAAFLFDMQGEIVHRWVVDEEYETPWSYAQLTEENSLLLLNNDDCLMDLTWDSRVKWKNDQFRPHHDMYRSSDGRTFTIARKDNVVMINGIPVPILEDYIAVLSDDGEIVDRMFFTSQAKEYFPQRRLREAVREMFDPVRIAKMLLRKIKWGYALETGTVYDMMHANSIEVLEHDVDGLGKKSQILLSLRELDLIAVYDPEVNEFTWEWGRGEVCRQHHPTVIPNGNMLIFDNGIRNGFSRILELDPSTSEIIWSYNEGGGEDFFSPRKGANQRLANGNTLITESDRSRVFEVSPEGEIVWEFHYPVLVDGKLPIVYRMIRLDADRIENLLSL; this is translated from the coding sequence ATGGCGAAGAAACTCTTACTTGCCGGCTTTGCAGCGGCACTTGCTGGTTACGGCGCGGCGCTGCTGCAGATGCCTGTTACGTACATTCTGCTCGTAAATGCCTGCGTGTATCTGTTTGGCATTTCTGCTATAGCTGCTCTGGCAGGATTCGTCGCTAAAAAGACGAAAGTCAGCAAGGCATTTGCCGGCTGGGTCATCGTTCTTGCCCTGTTGCTGGTCCTTGTCGACCGCTGGGCGATAAACCAACTCATGCAGGATGCACAAAGCCTTCTACGTGTGGCCGTTAAAGTGACAGCGGCCTTGATCATATTCGCATTGACGGCTATTTACTTTCGAAAACCCAAAAGACCCTTTGGACTGGCTGTAATGGCACTGCATGTGTTGCTCGTGCTGGTAATCTTACTGCTGCCAGCCGACAAAACAGGCAAGCCGGCAGATGATCAGCAGGACCGTACGCAGGCTCTGCTTTCCATGCCCTATGTGGACTGGGCCGAGGACGTTTCAGAAGACAGGCAAACAATAACTGTCTATGAGAAAGACAGAGTGATGCCGGGCTATAATTTAACGGCGCACAGGGTGGCGAATTCGCCGGAGGCGGCTTTTCTTTTTGATATGCAAGGCGAGATCGTTCACCGCTGGGTAGTGGATGAAGAATATGAGACTCCATGGTCGTATGCGCAGCTTACAGAAGAAAACTCATTGCTGCTGCTCAACAATGATGACTGCTTGATGGATTTGACCTGGGATTCACGTGTTAAATGGAAAAACGATCAATTCAGGCCGCACCATGATATGTACAGGAGCAGTGACGGAAGAACATTTACGATCGCCCGAAAAGACAACGTTGTAATGATCAACGGCATACCCGTGCCCATACTTGAAGACTACATAGCTGTTCTTTCCGATGATGGCGAAATCGTGGACAGAATGTTTTTCACGTCGCAGGCCAAAGAGTACTTCCCGCAAAGACGCTTGAGAGAAGCAGTGAGAGAGATGTTCGATCCGGTCAGAATTGCAAAGATGCTCCTTCGCAAGATCAAATGGGGATATGCTCTGGAAACCGGCACTGTTTATGACATGATGCATGCAAACTCAATCGAGGTTCTCGAACACGATGTCGACGGGCTTGGTAAAAAGAGCCAAATACTCCTGTCACTGCGTGAGCTCGACCTGATCGCTGTCTATGATCCTGAAGTCAACGAGTTTACCTGGGAATGGGGACGAGGCGAGGTTTGCCGACAGCATCACCCCACTGTCATACCGAATGGTAACATGCTGATCTTTGACAACGGTATCCGTAATGGTTTCAGCAGAATACTCGAGCTGGACCCATCAACCAGCGAAATCATCTGGAGTTACAATGAGGGTGGCGGCGAGGACTTCTTTTCGCCTAGAAAAGGTGCCAACCAGCGTCTGGCGAACGGCAACACTCTAATTACTGAGAGTGACCGAAGTCGTGTTTTTGAAGTATCTCCCGAGGGGGAAATCGTGTGGGAGTTTCATTACCCGGTTCTGGTTGACGGCAAGCTTCCTATCGTCTATAGAATGATACGACTGGATGCGGATCGCATTGAAAATCTCCTTTCATTGTAA
- a CDS encoding aconitate hydratase, whose protein sequence is MGKTLTYKILEKHLVDGELKQGNAIGIRIDQTLTQDATGTTAFLLFESMGIGRVKTDMSISYIDHNMAQFGPENHNDHLYLQTVATKSGAYHSRAGNGICHQVHLERFGKPGATLLGSDSHTPTGGGIGMLAMGAGGMDVAVAMGGGPFYITAPKVIGVKLTGRLNDWVASKDVILKLLSILSTKGNVGCVVEYFGPGVETLTVPQRATITNMGAELGVTTSVFPSDDNTKAFLAAQEREADFQPLTADADAEYDRVIEIDLSQVEPMAACPSSPDNTCTIADLAGGEVGQVLVGSCTNSSYADLMMAAKVLKGRQIDPMIEFGVAPGSRQVLNMLAENGALSDLITAGARILETGCGPCIGQGFSPANDVVSVRTFNRNFAGRTGTKGDQSYLVSPETAVACALTGKFTDPRSLDIEYPDVDMPEHFDIDDSMIVPPLSEEEAKIAEVLRGPTIVVPESPKQLPDTLNGQVVLKCGDKITTDHIMPAGVFLKYRSNVPEYSKYVFNCFNEEGEKTFAQKSLELKAKDVGSVIVGGQSYGQGSSREHAALCPMYLGVRAVLAKSIERIHKANLINFAIVPIVFADEADYDKVAESDELVIENLRDAVKDKDTVEIVDKTSGTKFNGKLELSQRDRDILLAGGLLSYTKNA, encoded by the coding sequence ATGGGAAAAACCCTTACTTACAAAATTCTGGAAAAACACCTCGTTGACGGCGAACTGAAGCAGGGTAACGCTATCGGCATCAGGATCGACCAGACACTGACGCAGGATGCGACGGGAACTACCGCATTTCTGCTGTTCGAGTCGATGGGAATCGGCAGAGTCAAAACAGACATGTCGATCAGCTATATTGATCACAACATGGCTCAGTTCGGGCCGGAAAACCACAACGATCACCTGTATCTGCAGACAGTGGCGACGAAATCCGGCGCGTATCACTCACGTGCGGGCAACGGCATCTGTCATCAGGTTCATCTGGAGCGTTTCGGAAAGCCCGGCGCCACGCTGCTGGGAAGCGACAGCCACACCCCTACCGGCGGCGGTATCGGTATGCTGGCGATGGGTGCGGGCGGAATGGACGTCGCGGTTGCGATGGGCGGCGGTCCTTTCTACATCACCGCGCCTAAGGTTATCGGCGTAAAACTGACCGGCAGGCTGAACGACTGGGTCGCGAGCAAGGACGTCATCCTGAAGCTGCTCAGCATTCTCAGCACCAAGGGCAACGTCGGCTGCGTAGTAGAATATTTCGGGCCGGGCGTTGAGACGCTGACCGTGCCTCAGCGAGCTACTATAACGAACATGGGCGCGGAGCTAGGCGTTACGACCAGCGTTTTCCCGAGTGACGATAATACTAAGGCATTCCTCGCCGCACAGGAGCGTGAAGCGGACTTCCAGCCGTTGACGGCCGATGCGGATGCGGAATACGACCGCGTAATCGAAATCGATCTTTCGCAGGTTGAGCCGATGGCAGCATGTCCCTCGTCGCCGGATAACACTTGCACGATAGCTGATCTGGCAGGCGGTGAGGTGGGCCAGGTGCTGGTAGGAAGCTGTACGAATTCCAGCTATGCCGATCTAATGATGGCTGCGAAGGTGCTCAAGGGCCGACAGATCGATCCGATGATCGAATTCGGCGTTGCGCCCGGCAGCAGACAGGTCCTTAACATGCTCGCGGAAAACGGAGCGCTGTCCGATCTGATCACAGCAGGCGCGCGAATACTCGAAACGGGCTGCGGCCCTTGTATCGGCCAGGGTTTCTCCCCTGCCAACGATGTTGTCAGCGTGAGAACGTTCAACCGCAACTTTGCAGGCCGAACGGGAACGAAGGGTGATCAGTCCTACCTGGTGAGTCCGGAGACGGCTGTGGCGTGTGCGCTGACAGGCAAGTTTACTGACCCGCGTTCTCTCGATATCGAATATCCGGACGTTGACATGCCCGAGCATTTCGACATTGACGACAGTATGATCGTGCCACCTCTCAGTGAAGAAGAAGCCAAAATAGCCGAGGTTCTTCGCGGTCCTACGATCGTCGTACCCGAATCGCCAAAACAGTTGCCGGACACGCTGAACGGCCAGGTAGTGCTCAAGTGCGGCGACAAGATCACAACCGACCACATCATGCCTGCGGGCGTATTCCTTAAATACCGCTCGAACGTGCCTGAGTATTCGAAGTACGTGTTCAACTGCTTTAACGAAGAAGGCGAGAAGACGTTTGCACAAAAATCGCTGGAGCTCAAAGCAAAAGATGTCGGGTCGGTAATAGTCGGTGGACAGAGCTATGGCCAGGGATCGAGCCGAGAGCATGCCGCACTGTGCCCGATGTATTTGGGCGTGCGAGCGGTGCTGGCAAAGAGCATCGAGCGAATACATAAAGCGAACCTGATCAATTTCGCTATCGTGCCTATCGTGTTCGCAGACGAGGCCGACTACGACAAGGTGGCCGAGTCCGACGAGCTGGTAATCGAGAATCTGCGAGATGCTGTAAAGGACAAGGATACGGTTGAGATCGTTGACAAAACCAGCGGCACGAAATTCAACGGCAAACTGGAACTGTCCCAACGTGACCGCGACATACTGCTCGCGGGTGGATTGCTGAGTTATACGAAAAATGCATAG